From one Prochlorococcus marinus str. MIT 0912 genomic stretch:
- a CDS encoding trans-sulfuration enzyme family protein, translated as MGSVKRKKEFSTGVNTRVIHPKENFSEETGSIMPPIFPTSTFIHGNEGGFDYTRSGNPNFRILESVLSDLEECQFASVFSSGVAAITAIVSSLKAGDLIICEENLYGCTVRLFEQVFNRFGLKTKWIDFTKPNFQEVISNHKPAMIWIESPTNPLLKIIDIEGICHFSNKMQIPVVVDNTFATPLLQRPLKLGATLSLTSTTKYINGHSDALGGAVCTESTVWKDKLDFAQKALGLNPSPFDCWLITRGIKTLPLRLERQINNASKIANQLANNPVIKSVRYPFRSDHPQCKLAQRQMTLGGAIVTATVNATQAQTYSFCKSLHYFKMAESLGGIESLVCHPATMTHASVSKETKLKIGITDSLIRFSVGCEDIEDLSADLNQALGNIS; from the coding sequence ATGGGATCAGTAAAAAGGAAAAAGGAGTTCAGCACTGGAGTAAACACAAGAGTCATTCATCCCAAAGAAAATTTTTCTGAAGAGACTGGATCAATAATGCCTCCAATCTTCCCAACATCAACGTTCATTCATGGCAATGAGGGTGGCTTTGACTACACTCGTTCAGGAAATCCAAATTTCCGAATCCTTGAATCAGTTTTGTCAGATCTGGAAGAATGCCAGTTCGCAAGTGTGTTTAGTTCTGGAGTAGCTGCAATTACAGCAATAGTCTCCTCACTTAAGGCTGGAGACTTAATCATTTGTGAGGAGAACCTTTATGGATGTACGGTGAGATTATTTGAACAAGTTTTTAATCGTTTTGGATTAAAAACTAAATGGATAGACTTTACCAAGCCCAATTTTCAAGAAGTCATTTCAAATCACAAACCCGCGATGATTTGGATCGAAAGTCCGACCAACCCACTCCTTAAAATTATTGATATTGAAGGGATTTGTCACTTCTCAAATAAAATGCAAATACCTGTTGTTGTAGACAATACTTTTGCAACACCTCTATTACAAAGACCTCTAAAACTTGGCGCGACCTTATCTTTAACTAGCACGACCAAGTATATCAATGGTCACTCAGACGCACTTGGAGGTGCGGTATGTACCGAGAGTACCGTATGGAAAGACAAGTTGGATTTCGCCCAAAAAGCTCTTGGTTTAAATCCTTCTCCTTTTGATTGCTGGCTTATTACTAGGGGGATAAAAACTCTTCCACTTCGATTAGAAAGACAAATAAATAATGCATCTAAAATAGCCAATCAATTAGCCAACAATCCAGTAATAAAATCAGTTCGATATCCCTTCAGAAGCGATCATCCACAATGTAAATTAGCACAAAGGCAAATGACTCTTGGAGGAGCAATTGTTACTGCCACTGTTAATGCAACTCAAGCCCAAACTTATTCATTTTGCAAAAGTCTTCATTACTTCAAGATGGCAGAAAGTCTCGGAGGAATTGAAAGCCTTGTTTGCCACCCAGCAACAATGACACACGCATCAGTTTCCAAAGAAACCAAATTAAAGATCGGAATTACTGATTCACTTATCCGATTTTCCGTAGGATGTGAAGATATTGAGGACTTGAGTGCTGACTTAAATCAAGCCTTGGGAAACATCTCTTGA